From the genome of Scytonema hofmannii PCC 7110, one region includes:
- a CDS encoding NAD(P)/FAD-dependent oxidoreductase: MKLTKQNLSERAANDYDVIVVGGGAGGLSVGIYLQRYLLSSLIIDKGKARSFWMQELHNYLGLPPDTPGRSLLRQGKEHYLSLGGDILDGFVEDIVDEGETFAIRVKIGRHDSIYQTFRSKYLVAASGIIDYLPELDNMRNVYDYAGYNLHVCLICDGYEMADKKVGVFANSLSNAEVVFPLGWFTPYITLFTQGLFEVADELRQKLQENGYQLVETPIKQFLGEDHQMSGVELEDGRVIGLDAGLISMGSKYHANYLEKFNLEKQGGNLITDQMARTSHPRIFAIGDLKVGLNQVVVAAADGALAATQIWRDLRRALGAKRPVQK, from the coding sequence ATGAAACTGACAAAGCAAAATCTCTCAGAACGTGCTGCGAATGATTATGACGTGATTGTGGTCGGAGGTGGAGCAGGTGGGTTGTCTGTTGGCATTTACCTGCAACGCTATCTTCTTTCGAGTTTGATTATCGACAAAGGCAAAGCCCGTTCCTTCTGGATGCAAGAACTCCATAACTATCTCGGATTGCCCCCGGATACCCCAGGGCGATCTTTGCTGCGGCAAGGTAAGGAACACTACCTCTCGCTCGGCGGTGATATACTTGATGGCTTTGTAGAGGACATCGTAGATGAGGGAGAAACTTTTGCTATACGTGTTAAAATTGGTAGACACGACAGTATCTATCAGACGTTCCGCTCGAAGTACCTGGTTGCTGCCAGTGGCATTATTGACTACTTACCCGAGTTAGACAATATGCGAAATGTGTATGACTATGCAGGCTATAATCTGCACGTCTGTTTAATTTGTGATGGTTATGAAATGGCAGATAAAAAAGTGGGAGTATTTGCCAACAGTCTTAGCAATGCGGAAGTAGTTTTTCCACTCGGTTGGTTTACCCCTTATATCACGTTGTTCACTCAGGGACTGTTTGAAGTCGCAGATGAGTTGCGTCAGAAATTACAAGAGAACGGCTATCAGTTGGTTGAAACCCCAATCAAGCAATTCCTAGGTGAAGACCATCAAATGAGCGGAGTGGAACTAGAAGATGGCAGGGTGATAGGGCTAGATGCTGGATTGATTTCAATGGGATCGAAGTATCACGCTAATTATCTAGAGAAGTTCAATCTAGAAAAGCAGGGCGGCAATTTGATCACCGATCAAATGGCACGTACTTCCCATCCTCGCATCTTTGCGATCGGCGATCTCAAAGTCGGACTCAATCAAGTTGTAGTTGCTGCTGCGGACGGGGCATTAGCTGCTACTCAAATCTGGCGAGATTTGCGCCGAGCACTCGGAGCTAAACGTCCGGTACAAAAATAA
- a CDS encoding DUF4351 domain-containing protein, giving the protein MTIQIGIHRNLVTVYLAPNLEAEFKLEVEQLEAEQRMKYVTSFERIGIEKGKQEEAFTFATRLLNRRLGNLDDTLIDRLRELSVEQLEALGEALLDFNQVSDLTNWLSQQ; this is encoded by the coding sequence ATGACAATCCAAATTGGTATCCATCGCAATTTGGTTACAGTTTATTTGGCTCCAAATTTGGAAGCCGAGTTTAAACTTGAAGTAGAACAACTTGAGGCAGAACAACGCATGAAATATGTCACATCTTTCGAGCGCATCGGTATTGAGAAAGGCAAGCAGGAAGAAGCGTTTACATTTGCTACACGCCTACTTAATCGTCGTTTAGGTAATCTTGATGACACACTGATTGACCGTTTGCGTGAGCTATCAGTTGAACAATTGGAAGCATTAGGTGAGGCATTACTCGATTTTAATCAAGTTTCTGATTTAACTAATTGGTTGTCGCAACAGTAG
- a CDS encoding tetratricopeptide repeat protein, translating into MKLGILSVLFLVLTLVVLNSYYGLISLVLNHYNGQIVSGFLVLIIIIIFFGLYYGLIMGLMKGLVYGFLRSDSDIENKTAPNQGIRQSIINSVLVILVCYLSFILMLLILQLLSFFRIKLTLLVLQNTSNQNNNLEKYLISGWQPILFGGIYFATLLGIRISGISAIKHFVVRIILWSNGCAPWNYAKFLNYCTNRLFLQRVGGSYRFMHDLLRQHFANSYAQNEKRYEEALTSFDKAIQLNSKPAWAWGRQGRSLLKLKRYEEALVSFDKAIQLNSKNAWAWGHQGWLLLELERYEEALVSFDKAIQLDSKDAWAWYQQGWLLLKLERYEEALISFDKAIQLDSKDAWAWGKQGRSLLKLERYEEALVSFDKAIQLDSKDAWAWGQQGRLLLELERYEEALVSFDKAIQLDSKDAWAWGQQGLVLHKLERYEEALISFDKAIKLDSKNDLALYNLSCSYAIQGNIELTIDNLQRAIELNTNWKESAKTDYDFANIREHELFKKLVDK; encoded by the coding sequence TTGAAATTAGGGATTCTTTCTGTACTATTTTTAGTACTGACTCTTGTTGTGTTAAATAGTTATTATGGATTAATTAGTCTTGTGCTAAATCATTACAATGGACAGATTGTTTCTGGTTTTTTGGTGCTGATTATAATAATAATATTTTTCGGACTGTATTATGGACTAATTATGGGACTAATGAAGGGGCTGGTATATGGATTTTTACGGTCAGATTCAGATATAGAAAACAAAACTGCTCCTAATCAAGGAATTCGCCAATCAATTATTAACAGTGTTCTTGTAATATTAGTATGCTATTTATCATTTATATTAATGCTTTTAATCCTTCAATTACTATCTTTTTTTAGAATAAAATTGACATTACTTGTCTTACAGAATACAAGTAATCAAAATAACAATTTAGAGAAATATTTAATCTCTGGTTGGCAGCCAATATTATTTGGGGGAATATATTTTGCAACACTTCTTGGAATACGTATAAGTGGAATTTCTGCCATTAAACATTTCGTTGTGCGTATAATTCTCTGGTCTAATGGTTGTGCTCCTTGGAATTATGCTAAGTTTCTCAACTACTGCACTAATCGCTTATTTCTGCAACGAGTCGGTGGTAGTTATCGATTTATGCACGATCTATTGCGTCAGCACTTTGCCAATTCCTATGCTCAAAACGAAAAACGCTATGAAGAAGCGCTGACATCTTTTGATAAAGCAATTCAATTAAATTCTAAGCCTGCTTGGGCTTGGGGTCGGCAAGGTAGGTCACTACTGAAATTAAAACGTTATGAAGAAGCGCTGGTATCTTTCGATAAAGCAATTCAATTAAATTCTAAAAACGCTTGGGCTTGGGGTCATCAAGGTTGGTTACTACTGGAATTAGAACGTTATGAAGAAGCGCTGGTGTCTTTCGATAAAGCAATTCAATTAGATTCTAAAGACGCTTGGGCTTGGTATCAGCAAGGTTGGTTACTACTGAAATTAGAACGTTACGAAGAAGCGCTGATATCTTTCGATAAAGCAATTCAATTAGATTCTAAAGACGCTTGGGCTTGGGGTAAACAAGGTAGGTCACTACTGAAATTAGAACGTTACGAAGAAGCGCTGGTATCTTTCGATAAAGCAATTCAATTAGATTCTAAAGACGCTTGGGCTTGGGGTCAGCAAGGTAGGTTACTACTGGAATTAGAACGTTACGAAGAAGCGCTGGTATCTTTCGATAAAGCAATTCAATTAGATTCTAAAGACGCTTGGGCTTGGGGTCAGCAAGGCTTGGTATTACATAAATTAGAACGTTATGAAGAAGCACTGATATCTTTCGATAAAGCAATTAAATTAGATTCTAAAAACGATCTGGCTTTATATAACCTATCTTGCAGTTATGCAATTCAAGGAAATATTGAACTGACGATTGATAACTTACAACGTGCAATTGAATTAAACACTAATTGGAAAGAATCAGCGAAAACTGACTATGATTTTGCTAATATTAGAGAGCATGAACTATTTAAAAAATTAGTAGATAAGTAA
- the mutS gene encoding DNA mismatch repair protein MutS codes for MTASHSTPQTTEPSNPNEPIGDYRMVDRSKLSKMYQHYVEVKEKYPHALLLYRVGDFFETFFQDAVVVSRELELVLTSKHGGEVGRVRMTGVPHHAWERYTTLLVEKGYAVVICDQVEDASEAVGLVRREVTRILTPGTLLEEGMLQSSRNNYLAAVVIAGDYWGLAYADISTGEFLTTQGSNSEHLTQELMRLQPAEVLVPTNAPDLRSLLRPGERSEHLPECLPPSFCYSLRSQIPFSQGEARARLLQKFKVRSLEGLGCEHLALAVRAAGGLLEYLEETQKENSIPLQTLRTYTLTDFLIIDHQTRRNLEITQTVRDGTFIGSLLWALDKTSTPMGSRALRRWLLQPLLEIKGIRARQDTIQELVDNNSLRQDLRQLLRQIYDIERLTGRAGSGTANARDLLALADSLSRLPQIANLVASTRSPFLKALQKVPPGMEELAQNIRIHIVESPPLHIKEGGLIRSGVDALLDERRAIVEDDQKWIANLEVDERARTGVSNLKVGFNKTFGYYIGISRTKADQVPSNYIRKQTLVNEERYITPELKEREARILTARDDLNQLEYEIFVALREEVGTQAEVIRNISRAIAAADVLCGLAELAIYQGYCRPSMVEGREITIIDGRHPVVEKSLPSGFFVPNSTQLGSRELGVGSSEKENSPDSPLPTPHSPDLVILTGPNASGKSCYLRQVGLIQLMAQIGSFVPAREAQLGVCDRIFTRVGAVDDLATGQSTFMVEMNETANILNHATSKSLVLLDEIGRGTATFDGLSIAWAVAEYLAEEIRSRTIFATHYHELNELASLLPNVANYQVTVKELPDQIIFLHQVQPGGADKSYGIEAGRLAGLPKVVIQRARQVMGQIEKHSKIALGLQNLE; via the coding sequence ATGACCGCTTCTCACTCTACACCCCAAACAACTGAACCCAGTAACCCGAATGAGCCAATCGGCGACTACCGTATGGTAGATCGCAGCAAACTCAGCAAGATGTACCAGCACTACGTGGAGGTGAAGGAAAAGTATCCTCATGCTCTACTGCTGTATCGGGTAGGAGATTTTTTTGAAACATTTTTTCAAGATGCTGTTGTTGTATCCAGAGAACTGGAACTGGTTCTGACTAGCAAACACGGAGGAGAAGTCGGTAGGGTACGCATGACGGGTGTTCCTCATCATGCATGGGAACGGTACACGACTCTGTTAGTAGAAAAGGGATATGCTGTTGTTATTTGCGATCAGGTAGAAGATGCTTCGGAAGCAGTCGGTTTAGTCCGTCGTGAGGTGACGCGCATTCTGACCCCCGGTACATTGTTGGAAGAAGGAATGCTTCAGTCAAGCCGGAATAACTACTTGGCGGCTGTGGTGATTGCAGGTGACTATTGGGGTTTGGCTTATGCAGATATTTCCACAGGTGAATTCTTAACCACTCAAGGTAGCAATTCAGAGCATTTGACACAAGAACTCATGCGCTTGCAACCTGCTGAAGTGCTCGTTCCCACTAACGCACCAGATTTAAGAAGTTTATTGCGTCCGGGAGAAAGATCGGAACATTTACCAGAGTGTTTGCCTCCATCTTTTTGTTATAGCTTGCGATCGCAAATTCCTTTTTCCCAAGGCGAAGCCAGAGCCAGATTGTTGCAAAAATTCAAAGTTCGTTCTTTGGAAGGATTGGGTTGCGAACACCTTGCGCTTGCTGTGCGTGCGGCGGGAGGGTTGCTGGAATATTTAGAAGAGACGCAAAAAGAAAACTCGATCCCCCTACAAACGCTACGGACTTACACTCTCACCGACTTTTTGATTATTGACCATCAAACAAGGCGCAACCTGGAAATTACCCAAACTGTACGTGATGGCACTTTTATTGGTTCTCTTCTTTGGGCGTTAGATAAAACTTCTACACCAATGGGGAGTCGTGCTTTACGGCGATGGTTGTTGCAACCACTGCTTGAGATTAAAGGTATTCGAGCAAGACAAGACACAATTCAAGAACTTGTTGATAACAATTCCCTGCGCCAAGATCTGCGACAGTTATTGCGTCAAATTTATGATATAGAACGACTCACGGGACGTGCTGGTTCTGGTACTGCTAATGCTAGAGATTTACTCGCTTTAGCTGATTCCCTATCTCGTTTACCTCAAATAGCGAATTTGGTTGCTAGTACGCGGTCCCCCTTCCTGAAAGCTTTGCAAAAAGTGCCACCAGGAATGGAAGAGTTAGCACAAAACATTCGCATTCATATCGTGGAGTCACCACCTTTACATATTAAGGAAGGGGGATTGATTCGTTCTGGAGTTGATGCTCTATTAGATGAACGACGTGCCATTGTTGAAGATGACCAGAAATGGATTGCAAATTTGGAAGTTGATGAACGCGCAAGAACGGGAGTTTCCAATTTAAAGGTAGGATTTAACAAAACTTTTGGTTACTACATTGGAATTTCTCGTACAAAAGCCGACCAAGTACCATCGAATTATATTCGCAAGCAAACGCTGGTTAATGAAGAACGCTATATCACTCCAGAGTTGAAGGAACGGGAAGCCAGAATTCTAACAGCACGGGATGATTTGAACCAGTTAGAGTATGAGATTTTTGTGGCGTTGCGAGAAGAGGTAGGTACGCAAGCGGAAGTCATTCGTAATATTTCTCGTGCAATAGCAGCAGCAGATGTTTTGTGTGGGTTGGCTGAGTTAGCAATCTATCAGGGTTATTGTCGTCCGTCCATGGTGGAAGGGCGAGAAATTACAATTATTGATGGGCGTCATCCTGTCGTGGAAAAGTCTTTGCCTTCAGGTTTCTTTGTGCCTAATTCTACTCAATTAGGGAGTAGGGAATTGGGAGTAGGGAGTAGTGAAAAGGAAAATTCCCCCGACTCCCCACTCCCTACACCCCACTCCCCAGATTTAGTGATCCTCACCGGACCAAATGCAAGTGGCAAAAGTTGTTACCTCAGACAGGTGGGATTAATTCAACTTATGGCGCAAATCGGAAGCTTTGTACCAGCACGGGAAGCACAATTGGGGGTGTGCGATCGCATTTTCACTCGTGTCGGTGCGGTCGATGATTTGGCAACGGGTCAATCTACTTTTATGGTGGAGATGAATGAGACAGCAAATATTCTCAACCATGCAACATCAAAATCATTAGTGCTGTTAGATGAAATTGGTAGGGGAACAGCGACTTTTGATGGTCTTTCTATTGCTTGGGCTGTCGCAGAATACTTGGCAGAGGAAATTCGCTCGCGGACAATTTTTGCAACACACTACCATGAATTGAACGAATTAGCTTCGTTATTGCCAAACGTTGCTAATTATCAGGTAACAGTCAAAGAATTACCAGATCAAATTATCTTTTTGCACCAAGTTCAACCGGGAGGTGCTGATAAATCTTATGGTATTGAAGCCGGAAGATTGGCAGGTTTACCAAAAGTAGTTATTCAACGAGCAAGACAAGTTATGGGGCAGATTGAAAAGCACAGTAAAATTGCACTAGGGTTACAAAACTTGGAATAA
- a CDS encoding Panacea domain-containing protein — protein MCKETRMISCHDVAKYFLAQTDEEAGDLISNLKLQKLVYYAQGFHLALYDEPLFAEPIEAWTHGPVVPELYHAYKHYASGAIPIPDDIDFSKYDKQTRDLLDEVYCVYGQFSAWKLRNMTHDEEPWKDAYKGNMVIDHQAMKQYFKTQLVNGSNE, from the coding sequence ATGTGCAAGGAAACACGAATGATTAGCTGTCATGATGTTGCAAAATATTTTCTAGCTCAAACTGACGAAGAAGCTGGGGATTTAATTTCTAATCTTAAGCTTCAAAAATTAGTCTACTACGCTCAAGGGTTTCACTTGGCGTTGTATGATGAACCCCTATTTGCTGAACCTATAGAGGCGTGGACACATGGTCCAGTTGTGCCTGAACTATATCACGCATACAAACATTATGCTTCAGGTGCGATTCCTATTCCTGACGATATTGATTTTTCAAAATATGATAAGCAAACTCGTGACCTACTAGACGAGGTTTACTGTGTTTACGGACAGTTTTCTGCATGGAAATTGCGAAATATGACCCATGATGAAGAACCTTGGAAAGATGCATATAAAGGCAATATGGTTATAGATCATCAAGCTATGAAACAATACTTTAAAACTCAGCTTGTAAATGGCTCGAATGAGTAA